From one Dyella sp. 2HG41-7 genomic stretch:
- a CDS encoding VTT domain-containing protein produces MSRLRAALPLLLLIAAGIVLLYSGVFERLHPEQLVAHQQEMRAHIAEHPWTTRLIYTSLLILATCTGVPVTIVLILAGGFAFGIFEGTLYSSIGLTLGSLVLFLASRYAFGAGSKNPPPIADKLHHGFERHPVAYTMFLRLVPVAPFGLVTVALAWFRCPLWLFLGATWLGGTVMLGFETSIGAGLGHALSHGQHLGPGLLFDPDVIIPLGALAVLSLIPLLIDRFRDRRRHLAPDTQQPPH; encoded by the coding sequence TTGAGCCGGTTGCGCGCCGCACTTCCATTGCTGTTGCTGATCGCGGCAGGCATCGTGCTGCTGTATTCCGGTGTTTTCGAGCGACTGCATCCTGAGCAACTCGTCGCGCACCAGCAAGAAATGCGCGCGCACATCGCCGAACATCCGTGGACGACGCGGCTGATTTACACAAGCCTGCTCATATTGGCCACCTGCACGGGTGTGCCCGTCACCATCGTCCTGATCTTGGCCGGCGGGTTTGCGTTCGGCATTTTCGAAGGGACGCTTTACTCGTCCATTGGCCTCACCCTTGGCTCGTTGGTTTTGTTTCTCGCCAGCCGCTACGCGTTTGGTGCGGGAAGCAAGAACCCGCCGCCGATCGCCGATAAATTACATCACGGCTTTGAACGCCATCCGGTCGCTTACACCATGTTTCTGCGTTTGGTTCCGGTCGCGCCGTTTGGGCTCGTCACCGTCGCGCTCGCTTGGTTTCGTTGCCCGCTTTGGCTCTTTCTTGGCGCAACGTGGCTCGGCGGCACGGTGATGTTGGGGTTCGAAACGTCGATCGGCGCCGGATTGGGTCATGCGCTCAGTCACGGGCAGCATCTGGGCCCGGGGCTGCTTTTCGATCCGGATGTGATCATTCCGCTCGGCGCGCTCGCCGTGCTGTCGCTTATTCCGCTATTGATCGACCGATTCCGCGACCGACGTCGACACTTGGCTCCTGATACGCAACAGCCGCCGCACTGA
- a CDS encoding nucleoside deaminase, which yields MLPLQIHLTLPPWIDEVADTSRRYLTDEERVGLAIELSQRNIKHAQGGPFGAAVFDEHGRVIATGVNRVISQTCSVAHAEMLAYMAAQQRLASYRLNEQGGHYTLATSAQPCCQCYGATFWAGIDTLLIGARGEDVEALTEFDEGPLPADWIGELQRRGITVRRDILREQARAVLAAYGETGEHY from the coding sequence ATGTTGCCGCTGCAGATTCATCTCACTCTGCCGCCCTGGATCGATGAAGTGGCCGACACAAGTCGGCGTTATCTCACCGACGAGGAACGCGTAGGGCTGGCGATCGAGTTGTCGCAGCGCAACATCAAACATGCTCAGGGTGGCCCGTTCGGCGCCGCGGTGTTCGACGAGCACGGGCGCGTGATCGCCACCGGCGTCAATCGCGTGATATCGCAGACCTGCTCGGTGGCGCATGCCGAAATGCTCGCCTACATGGCCGCGCAGCAGCGCCTGGCTAGCTATCGTCTCAACGAGCAAGGCGGCCACTACACCCTCGCCACCAGCGCGCAGCCGTGCTGCCAGTGTTACGGCGCCACGTTCTGGGCGGGCATCGATACCCTGCTAATCGGCGCTCGCGGTGAAGACGTGGAGGCGCTTACCGAATTCGACGAAGGCCCTCTGCCCGCCGATTGGATCGGCGAACTGCAACGTCGAGGCATTACCGTCAGGCGCGATATCCTTCGGGAGCAGGCCCGCGCCGTGCTGGCCGCCTACGGTGAAACAGGGGAACACTATTGA
- the xylB gene encoding xylulokinase, which produces MNLVVGLDVGTQSVKLVAYDPAARQVVATHGHALDLIAYNDGSREQNAEWWIYAIRACFAKLDRNLRERVIAIGVSGQQHGFVPVDAAGDVLATAKLWCDTSTQQECDDIMDAAGGVQRCIELAGNPILVGYTASKLPWTRKHRPEAYQQLATIMLPHDYVNFWLTGQRWMECGDASGTGWLDVRTRSWSAHMLRATDASRDLSACLPPLVRADASFAIAPAIADELGIPHSVRVSVGGGDNMMAAIGTGNVAPGMLSMSLGTSGTLFAYADHPVVDEQARWAAFCSSTGGWLPLICTMNCTVATESVARAFGFSTRDGDPLIAETSPGASGLVMLPFLNGERTPDLPFARGSFQGMDLNNFTRGNAYRAAMEGATYALRNGYDAWQSAGLRFNAIRLTGGGSHSAAWRQMVADIFDLPVEVPVQTEGAALGAALQALWALWAHECANQGNTDIAAIAREHVQIAPELSAQPNARNVSAYQTHYAQFLRHLETAKSFYANHQTPSAA; this is translated from the coding sequence ATGAACCTTGTTGTCGGACTCGATGTAGGCACCCAAAGCGTGAAACTCGTCGCCTACGATCCGGCCGCTCGCCAGGTCGTCGCCACGCATGGGCATGCGCTCGATCTGATTGCGTACAACGATGGGAGTCGCGAACAAAACGCCGAATGGTGGATTTACGCCATCCGCGCCTGCTTCGCCAAACTCGATCGCAACCTGCGCGAACGCGTGATCGCTATCGGCGTGTCGGGACAACAACACGGTTTCGTGCCCGTCGATGCGGCAGGCGATGTGTTGGCCACCGCGAAACTTTGGTGCGACACCAGCACGCAGCAGGAATGCGACGACATCATGGATGCCGCCGGCGGTGTGCAGCGATGCATCGAATTAGCCGGCAATCCCATCCTGGTCGGCTATACCGCGTCGAAGTTGCCGTGGACGCGCAAGCATCGGCCCGAGGCGTATCAGCAGTTGGCAACCATTATGTTGCCGCACGACTACGTCAACTTCTGGCTGACCGGCCAACGCTGGATGGAATGCGGCGACGCATCCGGCACCGGTTGGCTGGATGTGCGCACGCGGAGTTGGAGTGCGCACATGTTGCGCGCTACGGATGCGTCGCGCGATTTGTCGGCCTGTCTTCCCCCGTTGGTGCGTGCCGATGCAAGTTTCGCCATCGCGCCCGCCATCGCCGATGAACTCGGCATACCGCACAGCGTGCGCGTTTCCGTGGGGGGCGGCGACAACATGATGGCGGCGATCGGCACCGGCAATGTCGCGCCCGGCATGCTGAGCATGAGCCTCGGTACATCCGGCACGTTGTTCGCTTACGCGGATCATCCGGTCGTCGACGAGCAAGCACGTTGGGCGGCGTTCTGCTCGTCCACTGGCGGCTGGTTACCGTTGATCTGCACGATGAATTGCACGGTCGCCACCGAAAGCGTGGCGCGCGCGTTCGGCTTCAGCACGCGCGACGGCGATCCACTCATCGCCGAAACGTCACCCGGCGCCTCAGGACTGGTCATGCTGCCCTTCCTCAACGGCGAGCGCACACCGGATCTGCCGTTTGCGCGCGGCAGTTTTCAGGGCATGGATCTCAACAACTTCACGCGCGGCAACGCGTACCGTGCAGCGATGGAAGGCGCGACGTATGCCTTGCGCAATGGCTACGACGCGTGGCAATCGGCCGGCCTTCGATTCAATGCCATTCGACTGACGGGCGGCGGCAGTCATAGCGCCGCGTGGCGGCAGATGGTGGCCGATATCTTCGACCTGCCCGTGGAAGTGCCCGTGCAAACCGAAGGCGCTGCGCTCGGCGCCGCGTTGCAGGCGTTGTGGGCGTTGTGGGCGCATGAGTGCGCCAACCAAGGGAACACCGATATCGCCGCCATCGCACGCGAACACGTGCAGATCGCTCCCGAACTCTCCGCGCAACCTAACGCGCGGAACGTATCTGCCTACCAAACGCACTACGCACAGTTTCTGCGCCATCTGGAAACCGCCAAGTCGTTCTACGCGAATCACCAGACCCCGAGCGCCGCTTGA